GGTCGAACTGTATCATTATTAACATCCGGCTCGTCTTCACCCTCAAACCTGATTCCAATTTCctttttaattttcttaACCGATCCCGTTTGACTGCGACCAGGATCCATatcctcgtcgtcgtccCCATCTCGGTCTCTTTTCAACGCCAATTTCTCGTGATACTTTTGTTTAAAAGTTTGAATAAACTCGTCAATGTCCTTTCCAGCCAGCGTCAGTCGCTGTTTCTTCGCGGCATCCTCGCTAATAATTCTAGCCAGACTATCAATAGCGCTATGACCCGACTCTCTCAGCggcttcttcctcgtcagTCCACTAAAATTCGGCCTTTCGCTCTCAGTGTCCACAAAAGTAGCCCCCAACGGTTTCACCACCCGTATCGGAAGTCTCtcagctgtttctgttaGTCATATTTCGGGAGACGGGGACTGCCTCCtgtggctggggctccgccccagaccctggttgctcctgcttcgcaggagatggccaggaccgtcgacgcaacgactcgagcgcagcgagaggagcagtggggtctggggcgcagccccagccgccggaggcacaccccggTCCGGCGTACTTACGGTACACGGGAAGGTCCGCTTCGTGGGTGTAGTCCGAGGGGTTGATGACGGCCGGTTCGGTGATTGTCGAGTAGCCAAGAGGAGTGTATGCTTTGGGAGATTCTTGGGCAAAGATATCGCCAAACTGAAGGGCGACAGGGGCTCGAGGTCGTGaactgccgctgctgctagacGGTGCCGAACCTGATCCGGTGCCGGTTCggtcgttgttgttgctgttgccgCCGGTTCGACGGTCGCGACCAGTGTAATTTCCTGATGGATGGCCTGGCCGGTTTCTCATATGGCCTCCAGAACCGCCAGGACCTCCTCGAGATCCTCTTGGACGAGATCCGGGACCAACTCCGCTGATGGGTCGCGATCCCGGATACGGGCCCTGGACATATGACATGGCCAAAAGATTTCCAAAATTCGAGGTTTCAACTCAAAAACCTGATGTGTCCAAAAATGGTACTGTCGCAATGGGAAATTGAAAATTCTCGTTCCAAAGGAAGTTCAAAGAAATCACAATCGCTCAGATCCAGGTTGGTTACTACTTCTCTTCAAACGAACATTGCATCTCCATCATGCGGTCCTGGAATGCAAACAAACTGCAGACCGCGACAGCCGCGCGTCAGGTGAGAGTAGATCGAGAAGGGGGTcggggggggggggggggtcGTGGATTCAATGGACTTTTGCCTTTTTGATCCGGATTTCGTGTGGCAAATTTTGTCGTTGGTGGATGTGTTTCAGGACTCGATAGCAGTAGCTcaaaaaccagaaaaaacGGAAGTGACAGAGTTGGTTGAGAGGAATTGAGTGAGGTTTCGTATATCGCTTATCGATCGCTAATCGAGAATCAAGATCTGATAGCGGCATATCAGTTTCACATTCGCTTGAAGAGCATGAGGCAGATGAGACTTTCCAGAGCGGGGATCTTTGCTGTAAAAAACGAACAATTCTCGATCCCCTGGGTCAGTCCGTAGTACGGGTCCATTCCAGACGGTCTTagcaacgagcgaagcgagccacggggtctggggcagagccccagccgccggaggcacaccctcACCCTACGACTGATAAGGAGCAAAACCGGCCGGTTATTGACACAGAAGTAgacgcagcagcagcagcagcagcagtggcagttgTTTCGAACCCCAGCTCTTGTTACGTCTGTGGAGGGAAGCGACTGGCGAGGGTGTTCGTCGAacttgtttttgttcagTTTTTTCCTTGTTGCTAGGCCAGGAGATCGAGTTTGGCCTGTTCGTGAGCAAAGAGTGACCAGCGTCTGATATCTGGTACTGGAACGAAGAAGTGAAGTCGAGTGTCTGTTTGGATAGTGGAGGTCGACtctttattttatttcaaaGTAAAACACAAGTGAGACTTGTATTCTGTATACGACCACAGACCAGTGATAACCTTGAGAATACCATTCGTAGTGATACCAAGTGGTTACTTCCAATAATCAGTCATCTAACAGCCATAACAACAGCCTGTCTCTGTGGCATTCACAGCTGAAGACAGTGCAATGTACTACGTCAAGAGGGCCATATACGGACCGGATCCgaaagaacagaaacagaaatgTAATGCTCTGATTCGGAAGAACCAGCGAGAGATCGATAAACAGCTGACGTCGCTGAACTCGCTGGAGATCAAGTCCAAATCCATGATCAAAGCCGCTGCTAAACGTAATGACATGAAATCGGCACGAATGCTCGCCAAAGAAGTGTATAATATCAAGGGCCAGCGGTCACGACTGCACAAATCCAAAGCCCAACTTAATTCAGTGTCATTACAAGTGAACGAGGCATTTGCCATTCAGAAATTAGAAGGAAGCATGAAATCCAGTACAGGACTCATGAAAGAAGTTAACAGTCTTGTACGACTGCCTGAACTCATGGGGACCATGTCGGAACTGAGTCGAGAGCTCATGAAATCCGGTATCATTGACGAAATGGTTACTGATACTCTTGACACCATGGACGAGGCAGAGTTTCTCGAGGACAGCGAGGCCGAGGAAGAAGTCAATGCCATTCTCGACGAGATCATTGGCGGAAAAGTACAACAAGCAGGCCAAGTGCCTACCAAACTTCCCCAACAACTGGAACAGCCCGTTCTCGAGGAACCCGACGAGGAGGACGACGAGCACAACGAGGCTCTTCTCGACAGCATGCGCCAGCGTCTCAAGGCCCTTCAAAGCTAGCTTTCTCACGATATTTATACGACTCTATTCTGATATTTCCCGTgccagactgcctccggcggctggggctctgccccagaccccgtggctcctctcgcttcgctcgagtcgggatTGGGGGCGACTGCCGCGCTAAGTGCCGGTAGTCAGTGGTTTTTCGGAGTTCTGATGACTCTGCAATTCGTTAAATTGGTTTTATGTAGTATGTAATGTTATACATTTTAGCTAGGGCTCTATAAATTCTTTAAGAACCGTTCGTGGACACTGGTTGTGTCAGGTCTACACTCAGTTCTGACGGTTCAGTGTGAATCGAATATCggtaaaaataaatttctAGGGCTAAACTGTGAATACTTGACTTACAGTAGGAATTGCCAGAGGAAAGTGGAGGGAATTTACCAGATCTGCTGAATATAAACGCATCATTCGCTCTCGGAAGGGACTGCCTCTGGCAGttggggctctgccccagaccccgtagctcctgcttggcaggagatggctgggagcgccgacggaacgactcgagcgcagcgagaggagcagcggggtctggggcggagccccagccgccagaggcacaGTGGCCCGGAAAAATACCTATCACCGTTGATATCTCTGCACCCCTGACGATCCGTACATCAGGGGAATAACGTCGATTCGTGATTGGGAGTTCGGGCACGGAAATGTTTCTATAAACGCAATGAATTTTTAACGTGCTATTTGGCTTGGTAACAGGCAGAATTGTTTATATAATGCTAGGATAGTTGGACAGTTGTTTAGCCAGATTGTATCTGTGCTGGTATTGTAGTGATCtctttattattttgttttatagGTATGGTTTGTGGTATTAACGGAAGTTTTAAGCTCAAAATAGAGAGCGGTTTAATTGATTTCTTTATTCTCTGGAGAATTTTGGGTCATATAATTTGGTCGGTGAATTCTTATGAGGTTTGGTAGCTTGGTGTGCCGCGCGAGCGCGTAGCGTGTATATGTCGTGAAGTTGTCAGATTCCCCCTGAGTTTCTGCGACTATTCGGTGCTGAAGAATAGATATGAGCATAGATGAACTGGATATTGGCGTTACAAAGGCCGCACCATCGTTGCTTGCCGATATCAAGCGGCTGCTAGGAGAACTGGAGAATCTAGGGGTTGATGAGAGCTCCGTCAAATTGTCTGAAAAGCTGCGTGCTTCTTTGGATCCGTTCCAGGAAGCTCCCCAATTGCTTGATCCCTTGCTTGAAAATGTGGTTTCACGATTGGCTGATGCGATTCTCGATATAATTACTGCTGATGATTCAAGAACGGTGAATGAATGGCCATTTGAAATTCTATATACACTTTGCAAGGTCAGAGGGTACAAAACGGTGTGTCAATTTCTGCCACCCCAGGTCACCCTTCTTGAAGATGTCGTATCTGCActtgatgaggatgaacCAATGGGAAATGGTGCCAAAAATGAACAAGATGTTGTGAAACAACAGGATCAGAGTCAGATTTCTGGTATAGAGGAGTCGGGTCCTGCCAAGTTCCGTCCGGTAACCTGGCAGCAGAGGTACAGTCTGCTGTTATGGTTATCAATTCTTGTGCTGGCACCATTTGATCTCGATACTTTCGGACCAGAAATTCAGACTAAGCTTTATACTGTGgccaagaaatatatttcagTGCCGGGGAAAGAACGAGATGCTGCTATTCTGGTCATGTCGCGTCTGGTGACCCGGTCCGATACTATAGATGTCCTGTTACCTCTATTGTTCGGGGACatttctgaaatattcgACTTGCGGCCCTCTAATGATGAGAATAATGGCAACTCATCTATAACGACGGACTATGTGTCTAATGCTGCCTTTTTCGGAAGGCTTGGGGCTCTTCAGACTACCGCTATGGTGTTTCAGCTTGTTCCTCATAACAAACACATAAGCGACCAACTAAGTTCGCTGTATGATACATTTCTGCAGAAAATACTTTTAAATGAGACGGAAGCTAAAGGTGCAATGGGCGCAAGCACCTTTGATAAGTTGAAAGTCAAGAACCTTGGGAGGATAGCCATATTGCTACTCTCACAGGTAGAGAGTGGTAAGGCCGGCACTAGAGAAGATCATTATTTTGATTACATAGAAGAGATTATCGGTGAGCTGCTGAAATTCTTATCCAATAAGGATACTCTAGTGAGATATAGCACCTCGAAGGCCATTTCTCGCATTGTTCAGAGACTCCCGTCGGAAGATTTCAAACTTGACGTCATTGATGCTGTATTATCCACTATGGATAATGGTTCCGACAATATGGTACCATCTGTTTCATTTCGATCATTATCGGCTTTCTTTGATCAGAAATCACCCTCTTCATGGCATGGTGCGCTACTTTGTATAGCCGAAATGCTAAGAAGGAATCTTCTCGTCCCTAGATTGCATTTTACGAGACTTACAAAGATACTAAACCTCTCTCTTCGTTTTGAACAACAGAAGCTGACATATTCATTGGGTGACAATGTTAGAGACGCTAGCTGTTACGCATGCTGGTCATTATTTAGAGTCTATCAGAATATTGATAATTCTGTGATAGATGCCCTTTTCCGTGATTTGGTGAATCTTGCATGTTATGATCCCGAAGTCAATATTCGTAGAgctgcctctgctgcttTACAGGAAGGTGTTGGTCGACAAGGAGGGTGTAATGGTTCGGTGGAGAAACAGGTCGGACTAGTGCAAACTATAgaatatttcaaaatagGATTACGGTCCAGATCATATCTAGAAGTAGTACTTCAAATCTACGACCTCGGTTTCAGTTCGGTAGTTGATTATGCTTTGGAGAGAACTGTTTGTAACTGGGACCCGGCGATTCGGCGACTCAGTGCAGTGTCATTAAGATTATTGGCAGAAAATAGCATGTATTCGGATAGAAATGGTGTCGATTCTGGACATAACATTGTGTCAGACACGATAATCAAGGCACTGTTGGAGATGTATGATGATAGGGATATTGATATTAGACATGGCGTGGTCTACACTTTAGGGGAAGTACTTGGAAGTGAAAAACATCTGTCAGACATCAATAGTGTTGTAGACAGCAACCAAATAACGAATATCTTACATGGATTTTCAGAATCCGATCTGAGGCAAGATAATGAAGTTCTTAATAGTGATGCCTTTCTACATCTCGCCAAGTGTTTTGTTCAACACAATGTAAAAGGATACGATGAACAGGATATGATTAACAAGCTCACTATATGTATGGAGCTGAATGATAAGAATGTAGCTAATGGTGTTAGTGAAATCATGAAATGTTTTCAAAACACAAATCACACTGTAAATGCCATTACACCAGCAGTACTTGACAAATGGATCCAGAGAATGATGGCTGGTAAAAGTACATTTGCACTGGCCCTCGGTCTGGTGAGTAATCTACCTACAGGAGAATTGCAGAAAGTGCTGGATGCCCTTGTTAGTGTCATTAAAGGGAATAGCAATGTGGTTGTGAAAGATCTATCCACTAGAGCGCAAGCAGTCCACAGTCTAGGTGAGCTATTTATCGCTCTGGACTCAGAAGACCGTTTGGATTTCCTTGTGgataattattttgatgCTTTAGTATTTGCGCTGAACGACTATACTGTCGATTCCAGGGGTGATGTTGGTTCCTGGGTACGTGGAGCTGCTATACAAGAAAGCACAAAACTATATAGCAGCCAACGGGCAACTGAAGCGTTTCGAAATGCGGTTGTCAGACGATTATTGGGAATGAGCGTTGAGATACTGCTCAAATTGAGAGTATGTGCAGTCGAGCATCTGAAACAATTACCTCTTTCGATGCCACAGCTCAAACATATCGTAGACACCATCTCAGGAGAGTATGAACGTTCAGCAAAGGTCCTATACTCACATATGACACAGATCTTTGCTCTTGAGCTCGATCCAGCCTCGTCTACTGAGTTTATGATTAGTTATATtagtgctgctggtgcccAACATGTGAGTGAAGACACACTTCGAGGGTCCTTAGGGGCACTTGTAAACTACCTTCGAAAACTGTCTCCTGAGGGGATTCAACTCTTCCTAACTCAGTTATCTGACATCATCGATGTGAAGCGATATGGATCACAGACCGTCATTTGTGCCTTGAGAGTACTAGCTCATATTCTCAATAGCGGACTGCTTCTCAGTCTGTACGCCAAAGACAACAAGCAGGAAGTGATTAAAAGGCTGTACATTCGGACCTTTAACGCTCACATCAACACCAAGCAGCTGCCCCGTATTTCCGCTGCAATAGAGGTATTCTCTGGACTTGCCCGCTTGGGTCATCATGAGTCGACGCGACGTCTCGCTGTGCTATGTAACCACATCTTCCCACTAGTCagagttggtgctgccgaAAGTCTTCGAGAAGTGCTCGTAACCCTACTAGAAGACGATACTGGCGAACTCGATGAAGACTCCATTGCCGAGTCCATCGATATTCTAGAAGAAGCCGAATGGTAAGTACCACTGATCAAGCACCATCAACTGGGGCATAAAACTAACCAAACCAGGGCCAGCAAAGACTTCAAAGCTCCAGCTGACAGCGTCCAAAGCCATGTGAAGGACCTGTTGGCATGACCTCTgtaatatttattgatcTTTCTTATCTCGGGGtcgggtgtgcctccggcggctggggctccgccccagaccctggttgctcctgcttcgcaggagtttcgccgggaccgtggacgaaccgactcgagcgcagcgagaggagccacagggtctggggcagagccccagccgccggaggcaggcccggTCCGTGCAATTGTGGATAATGcgaataaaataaaaatggatataaataagagGTCTTTACTCCTCTTCGCTTGATGACAGGTCGTCCTCTTCGGGCCGTCGGCCAGACACAAATCCCCGTAGACTAATAGGGCCTGTGGATGGTGGGCCCTGGCCTTGAAGGGCTGGCGAGGATACAAGACTCGATGCAGACTGCCGTGGGTTTCTCTCGATAATTGTCACTCTGTTAACCccgtcgtcttcgtcgctCTCCTCACTGTCTTGGTCGTTATTCTGGCCTCCTGAAACTTCTCGGTGTATGGCGTTGGTGCTGCCGTTACTATTGGAATCGTCTTCAAGCGACTCTTCTAACTCGTTGGCGAGAGCACCTAATaaatcatcgtcatcatcgtcgtcataGTCATTATCGTCGTTTTCATTGCCACGAGTGCTGCTGTCAACATCGGCCATGGCtatatcttcgtcatcgtcaatTGCGATGGTCTCGGGCTGCTTCTCGGTCTTTCTGGGAAGTGATTTAGATGCTACTCGCGGGGCTCGCTTTGGTTTTGTCGTCGTagatgatgttgacgagGGTACCGATTTCTTGGCTGTTGTCTGTCTAGCAGTGTTCTTATTAGTTGTTGAATTAGTTGAACGAGATGCTGCTTGTCCTTGTGTCTTTGTcgatgttgaagttgaattTGTGCTTCCGGTTGGTACTGGTGATGGTACATTCAGCTCATGATGCGATGTGTTAGATTCTGGAGGAGACACTCGACCGATTGGTGAAGCTGATCCAGAATCTGATCTTGATATTGACCGAGATGCCGTCCGGGCATGGCCATGTGTGGTAGAGCTGTGAGCTGGAGATCCTGATCCTCCACTTGGAGAAGGAGCTGGCGGCGATGGTGTATCTTgtgacgaagatgaagatgttggTAGAACTAAGCTATTGGAAGCTTGAGTTTTCTTGGACTTTTCTCGACTTGGATTCACTCGAAGTGTAAAGTCCAACTGATGCAATTTGAACGACCCACTTTTCGGGTCGTATACCAGAACACAATCTACATCTTTGCCAGCTGTAGCTTGACCCCGAAATATATGGCTTTCAGGTCCAGCATCTTCAATAACAAAATCTTCTTTATCTCTCGATAGATTTAGTTTAGATGACGGTCCTAATGAATCTGGTCTAAAGGAATCTGACTTGTTAGTCCCTCCACTCTCATACCTAAAAGCTTTTATCACTATTGTCAAAATACCAGCAATCATCAAATACTAGTACTTACATCGAAGAGAAAATACATCGACAGCTGGTGTAGCCGGTGTATTTGTCGCTGTActctgtttctttttcagtttAGATAGCAGCTTTGGGTCTACAGTGACATCAAAGTCGCCTTTTGTTGATGCAAAATCCATGATGCTAAAGCTTGATGCTAATAATGATTCAGATAAATTCGGAAATGTCAAAATCAATGCCAATAACTGTCAATGGTCCTGGATAAATGTCGCCTGTGAATAATCAGGCCGGATGATAAATCTGTGATATTCGGTACCCACGATAGGTTTTATTATGGTTCAATCTGTGGTTccttttttgcttttgcttTTCTTATTGCTTTTCTTATTACTCAGTTGAGACGGCAACTCGATAAATAACCAGATATACTATAGTCCACTGGATCTGAATCAAATGATACGGGATGAGATGTGGGCCGCCATGTGATATTGGCTGCCTCTGGTCTGTTAGTAGCTGTATGCTTCACTGGGTGGGTATGGGCCTTGATATCTCCTGCTGCGTTACCCCGGAACCCGTTCTGCAGCAGGCCGTTACTGGTGAGTCGATTCGTGCTCTGCAGGTGCCGGAAATTGCAAACCATAAGTGTGAGCTTTTGACAGAGATCGATTTAAATGGAAATAGAATTTCAACTCAACTTGAATAAAGTCTAGAAATATTTGTACGAGTAAGAAGGTAGTACCGTACTACAAGTTAATATGGATTAATTTATCTGAATTTTGT
The Sugiyamaella lignohabitans strain CBS 10342 chromosome A, complete sequence genome window above contains:
- the VPS24 gene encoding ESCRT-III subunit protein VPS24 (One of four subunits of the ESCRT-III complex; forms an endosomal sorting complex required for transport III (ESCRT-III) subcomplex with Did4p; involved in the sorting of transmembrane proteins into the multivesicular body (MVB) pathway; GO_component: GO:0000815 - ESCRT III complex [Evidence IDA] [PMID 12194857]; GO_component: GO:0005737 - cytoplasm [Evidence IDA] [PMID 9606181]; GO_component: GO:0012505 - endomembrane system [Evidence IEA]; GO_component: GO:0005768 - endosome [Evidence IEA]; GO_component: GO:0010008 - endosome membrane [Evidence IEA]; GO_component: GO:0016020 - membrane [Evidence IEA]; GO_function: GO:0003674 - molecular_function [Evidence ND]; GO_process: GO:0070676 - intralumenal vesicle formation [Evidence IMP] [PMID 19234443]; GO_process: GO:0045324 - late endosome to vacuole transport [Evidence IMP] [PMID 9606181]; GO_process: GO:0015031 - protein transport [Evidence IEA,IEA]; GO_process: GO:0006810 - transport [Evidence IEA]; GO_process: GO:0043162 - ubiquitin-dependent protein catabolic process via the multivesicular body sorting pathway [Evidence IC] [PMID 15086794]) encodes the protein MYYVKRAIYGPDPKEQKQKCNALIRKNQREIDKQLTSLNSLEIKSKSMIKAAAKRNDMKSARMLAKEVYNIKGQRSRLHKSKAQLNSVSLQVNEAFAIQKLEGSMKSSTGLMKEVNSLVRLPELMGTMSELSRELMKSGIIDEMVTDTLDTMDEAEFLEDSEAEEEVNAILDEIIGGKVQQAGQVPTKLPQQLEQPVLEEPDEEDDEHNEALLDSMRQRLKALQS
- the eaf1 gene encoding RNA polymerase II transcription elongation factor SpEAF, whose product is MIAGILTIVIKAFRYESGGTNKSDSFRPDSLGPSSKLNLSRDKEDFVIEDAGPESHIFRGQATAGKDVDCVLVYDPKSGSFKLHQLDFTLRVNPSREKSKKTQASNSLVLPTSSSSSQDTPSPPAPSPSGGSGSPAHSSTTHGHARTASRSISRSDSGSASPIGRVSPPESNTSHHELNVPSPVPTGSTNSTSTSTKTQGQAASRSTNSTTNKNTARQTTAKKSVPSSTSSTTTKPKRAPRVASKSLPRKTEKQPETIAIDDDEDIAMADVDSSTRGNENDDNDYDDDDDDDLLGALANELEESLEDDSNSNGSTNAIHREVSGGQNNDQDSEESDEDDGVNRVTIIERNPRQSASSLVSSPALQGQGPPSTGPISLRGFVSGRRPEEDDLSSSEEE